One stretch of Labrenzia sp. CE80 DNA includes these proteins:
- the moaD gene encoding molybdopterin converting factor subunit 1, with product MKIRYFAWVREKVGVDEETLDLPEDVTTVAHLIALLKARDERYAMAFEEQDAIRVALDQMHVEHDEQLGATQEVAFFPPMTGG from the coding sequence ATGAAGATCCGCTATTTTGCTTGGGTTCGCGAAAAAGTCGGGGTCGACGAGGAGACGCTCGACCTGCCCGAAGACGTGACCACCGTCGCTCACCTCATTGCGCTCCTGAAAGCCCGCGACGAGCGCTACGCCATGGCTTTTGAAGAGCAAGACGCCATTCGCGTCGCCTTGGATCAAATGCACGTCGAACACGACGAACAACTGGGCGCCACGCAGGAAGTTGCCTTTTTCCCGCCAATGACAGGCGGCTGA